ATAGGGCCGCACGGCGTGAAGAAGCTGCGCTCCAGGAACATCAAGATAATTCAGGACGAGGAGGGAACGGTGGAAGCGGCCATCAAGAAGTACATTAAAAAGCATGGGAACGAGTGCGTTCCCGCGAAGACGTCCACGAGGACCGATTTTCCGGAGTGATCACGCCATCTCTACGTCCAGGGGTATGCGGTTCCTCAGCGAGTCCAGTATGGGTGAGACCGTCTGCGCGTAGCGCACCAGTTCGCTGATCTCCTCATCCGGCGCTTCGGACTCCAGGCTCACCTTGACCCGTAGGTCCTGGAAACCGGGGCGGACCTCCCTGGACATGCCCAGGAAGCCGTGCACGTCCACATCGCCCTCCAGAGTTATGGTCAACTTGTCGATGTCTATGCCCCTCATGGCCGCATGGTACACGATAGAGACCGATAGACTTGAGGCCAGAGCGTGCAAGAGCGACACGATGGCGTTGGGAGCGGCGTCCTTGCCGAGGAGAACGATAGGCTCGTCCGATTCCAGGACGAAGGGCGCTTCGTGCAAGATCTCCTTCTCGTTCTGGTACAACTCCCTAACTACCGTACGGCTATTGGCGCCGTCCACCCACTCGTTGGTAGCGGTGAAACGGAGGGATGCCTGGTCCGGATCGTCGTTGAAGGTTGCCTTCAGCTCATCGATCCTCTCGACGTCCACTCCGTTGACATATCGCTTGATCTCTTCTTGCACCTTTACCATCTTCCCATCCTCTTTTCACGCTTTCCCTCGGCAACATGCTATAAAACACTTTTCCGAATAGAGAATAGGCGGAACGGACCTATAATGATAGTGAAGGATTGGTGCTCTAAGCGCCGAACTTGATTCTTATTATAATCAGTCCTCATACTACCCTGGACCGTTGTAGGACGTATCGGCCAAGTGAGGCAACGACAAGCACCGAACATCGGCCCTTTCCAACATAACAGTCCAGACTTAAATATAGATATTGTACATTAAATAATATTCGTCAATAAACGTATCTTATAACCGTCATTTGCATAACTATTCTCCATTTTGTTATTAACTCTCCTTTTTGACAGTTATATCCGAGATTCGCACAAGAATCGTTTTTTATCGACAAATATCGTAGCACCACTGTTACTTTTTTATATAATAACCCTACAATCCTGTCAGTCATGCGGAAACGACCCGCAATAGGGACGGACAGTGCCCGAGGGGAGCCTAACGGCCCCGCGACTTTTTCGGGATATGTCCGGCGTAGGTACGGAGATATGAACAAACGGGCGGTGATGGAGCGATGAGGAGCATCTTGCTACCCACCGATGGTTCCACCCCCGCACTGGTGGCCACTGCCAAGGCGGTTGAGATGGCCAAGGAGAGGGAGGCCACATTGATCATCCTCAAGGTCATCGAGACCGCGCCCATCGTGGACGTGGAGCGCATGGCCGAATCGTCGGCGCTCATGCGACCGGGCGAGGACGGTGACGGCGTGGAGTACGCCAAGGAGCTCGCGGACGAGGAGCGTGTACCGTTCAAGGTCCTGATCAAGGAGGGGCCGGTCGTGGGCGAGATCCTCCGAGCCGTGGAAGAGGAGAAACCTGAACTCATAGTCCTCGGCACATCCTCCGTGCACGGCCTCAACCGCCTGTACCTGGGGAGCGTGGCCAAAGCGGTGGTGAGCCAGGCGCCGATTTCGGTCGTGGTGATCAAGCCCACGATAGAGGAGATCGAGAAGGTCAAGAGACTGCTGAAGCGCGTGACCGAGCCCTCGCCGGAGAGGGCGGTGCGCTCCATCATCAGGACGAGGCAGTTCAAGATCGGCGTGTACCTCTTCGCCATCTATGTCATCAGCTACAGCGCGTTCATCCTCGCAGGATCTTACGCCAAGGACCTGTTCCGCCAGGAGATGCTGGGGATGAACGTCGGAACCGTGACCGGGATCACCATCATTCTGGTGACCATAGGCCTGGCCATAGGGTTCAACTGGTACGCGGGCCGCTCCGAGGAGGCTAGCTGATGGCCGAGATACATCCGCTGTCACTGTCCATCTTCATCATCATCACAGTGGCCACGCTGCTGATCTCCATCTACGCGTCTCGTCGCGTGCGTACAGCCGGACACTACTACGTCGCCGGCGGCGGGGTGCGGTGGTTCGTCAATGGGTTCGCCATCGCTGGTGACTACCTCAGTGCGGCGTCCTTCCTCGGGATCACCGGACTGATAGCCTTCGCCGGCTACGACGGCTTCATCTATGCCATCGGCTTCCTGGCCGGCTGGATCGTGGCGCTGTTCCTAGTGGCCATGCCGCTGCGGGCCATAGGGAAGTACACCTTCGCCGACGCTCTTACTACAAAGTTCAAGAGCCGCAGCATCCGCCTCATGGCCGCCATCAGCACGCTGGTGGTCTCGGTGTTCTACCTCATACCACAGATGGTCGGTTCCGGCTCCATAGTGGGACCGCTGATCGGCCTGGACTATGAGGTGGGGGTCATCATCATCGGTGGCCTGGTGGTCTTCATCGTGGCTACCGCAGGAATGGTCTCCACCACCTGGGTGCAGTTCATCAAGGGGTTCCTGCTGCTCATCGCCGTCATCGGCCTCACGGTCGGTGTCCTGTGGGTTGCGGGAATGGGGCCGTTCGAGTTCATCGGGGAGATCATCAACAGCAACATCACTCTCCCTTCGGGCGCGCAGGTCACCGGGGAGGCGTTCATGTCTCCCGGGCTGAAGTACAAGGACCCTCTGGACTTCGTGTCGCTGTCCATGGCCCTCATCCTGGGGACGG
The nucleotide sequence above comes from Methanomassiliicoccus sp.. Encoded proteins:
- a CDS encoding OsmC family protein; amino-acid sequence: MVKVQEEIKRYVNGVDVERIDELKATFNDDPDQASLRFTATNEWVDGANSRTVVRELYQNEKEILHEAPFVLESDEPIVLLGKDAAPNAIVSLLHALASSLSVSIVYHAAMRGIDIDKLTITLEGDVDVHGFLGMSREVRPGFQDLRVKVSLESEAPDEEISELVRYAQTVSPILDSLRNRIPLDVEMA
- a CDS encoding universal stress protein, with amino-acid sequence MRSILLPTDGSTPALVATAKAVEMAKEREATLIILKVIETAPIVDVERMAESSALMRPGEDGDGVEYAKELADEERVPFKVLIKEGPVVGEILRAVEEEKPELIVLGTSSVHGLNRLYLGSVAKAVVSQAPISVVVIKPTIEEIEKVKRLLKRVTEPSPERAVRSIIRTRQFKIGVYLFAIYVISYSAFILAGSYAKDLFRQEMLGMNVGTVTGITIILVTIGLAIGFNWYAGRSEEAS
- a CDS encoding cation acetate symporter produces the protein MAEIHPLSLSIFIIITVATLLISIYASRRVRTAGHYYVAGGGVRWFVNGFAIAGDYLSAASFLGITGLIAFAGYDGFIYAIGFLAGWIVALFLVAMPLRAIGKYTFADALTTKFKSRSIRLMAAISTLVVSVFYLIPQMVGSGSIVGPLIGLDYEVGVIIIGGLVVFIVATAGMVSTTWVQFIKGFLLLIAVIGLTVGVLWVAGMGPFEFIGEIINSNITLPSGAQVTGEAFMSPGLKYKDPLDFVSLSMALILGTAALPHILIRYFTVPKPADARKSTVVAIIVMGIFYLLILFLGLGAIYFFNQGATGVINPADANLTAPLLAQYIGGDVFYAIISSIAFATILGTVSGLIMASAGAIAHDIYAEVLKKKMDEKRALRISKLTAVGVGIIAIFLGILSKGQNVAFLVGLAFAIAASANLPALLCTLFWKRTSEMGLVLGIAAGLISSILLIVISPTMMGSGAIFSLNNPGIISIPLGFAVTIGVSLMSKSETKEAITEKSTT